Proteins co-encoded in one Coraliomargarita parva genomic window:
- a CDS encoding aspartate kinase: protein MSLIVQKYGGTSVGDVDRIKNVARRVKETYDAGNQVVVVVSARSGVTNELIARAKALNPNPDEREMDMLLAVGEQETIALTAMALHSLGVPAVSRTGLQAGILTDPFHTRARITSISGGDLKDQLDAGKVVILAGFQGHTPEGQITTLGRGGSDLSAIAIAAALKADLCQICTDVDGVYTADPRLVPDAKKLNEISYEEMLELASSGSKVMQNRAVEFAQKFNVVFEVRSSFNNNPGTIVKEEVASMEDVVVSGVALDKNQAKIVVSDLPDRPGTAAKLFKALADAGISVDMIVQNLGREGKANMTFTVPRDDIYRAEKAVTASFPDEASGKLFEASDIAKVSVVGVGMRSHSGVAAKLFEALAEAGVNIQLVSTSEIKISVGIDPADAEEATRVVHKAFDLGA, encoded by the coding sequence ATGTCTTTAATCGTCCAAAAATATGGTGGCACCTCGGTCGGCGATGTGGACCGCATCAAGAATGTGGCCCGCCGCGTGAAGGAAACCTACGATGCCGGGAACCAGGTCGTCGTGGTGGTCTCCGCGCGTTCCGGCGTGACCAACGAATTGATTGCCCGGGCCAAGGCTCTCAACCCGAATCCGGATGAGCGGGAAATGGATATGCTCCTCGCGGTCGGCGAACAGGAAACCATCGCCTTGACGGCAATGGCGCTGCATTCGCTGGGGGTGCCTGCGGTCTCCCGGACCGGTCTGCAGGCCGGCATCCTGACCGACCCCTTCCATACCCGCGCGCGGATCACCAGTATTTCCGGCGGCGACCTCAAAGATCAATTGGATGCAGGCAAGGTCGTCATCCTGGCCGGTTTCCAGGGGCACACCCCCGAGGGCCAGATCACGACGCTCGGGCGTGGCGGTTCCGACCTGAGTGCGATTGCGATCGCGGCCGCCCTGAAGGCTGACCTTTGCCAGATCTGCACGGATGTCGACGGTGTCTATACGGCGGATCCCCGTTTGGTCCCGGATGCCAAAAAGCTCAATGAAATCTCCTACGAGGAGATGCTCGAACTGGCCAGCTCCGGCTCCAAGGTCATGCAGAACCGTGCCGTCGAGTTCGCCCAGAAGTTTAACGTCGTTTTTGAAGTTCGCTCCAGTTTTAACAACAATCCCGGAACCATCGTGAAAGAAGAAGTCGCTTCCATGGAAGACGTCGTCGTGAGTGGCGTCGCGCTTGATAAGAACCAGGCCAAGATCGTGGTGAGCGATCTCCCGGACCGTCCGGGGACCGCTGCCAAGCTCTTCAAAGCGCTGGCGGATGCGGGGATCAGTGTCGATATGATCGTCCAGAATCTCGGCCGTGAAGGGAAGGCGAACATGACTTTTACGGTGCCGCGGGATGATATTTACCGTGCGGAAAAGGCGGTGACTGCCTCTTTCCCCGATGAAGCCAGTGGCAAGCTGTTTGAAGCCAGCGACATCGCCAAGGTTTCCGTGGTGGGTGTCGGCATGCGTTCACATTCCGGTGTGGCCGCAAAACTGTTCGAAGCCCTGGCCGAGGCCGGCGTCAACATCCAGTTGGTCAGTACCTCTGAGATTAAGATCTCGGTCGGTATCGACCCGGCGGATGCGGAAGAAGCGACCCGGGTCGTGCACAAGGCTTTTGACCTAGGCGCCTAG
- a CDS encoding YiiX/YebB-like N1pC/P60 family cysteine hydrolase yields MTEPAAHVVDPLSYVPVVLAAAESLPREAEVRSYMDAFAAAETRGYFLPDEDERLREIYARYLAVRTSLLECVRAISAGKYQADATPSLEAFLVAFSAATILVRSASYLVALAEAHPLVKVKLDEAEPRYGLERNSFTQVYKSLTSPRRWWGFDDAVHYFRRHREGIEALESHEDLRPLVGLIRGEEAFFSARREDFLQSRLRYRIHSYLRRRRSGYQKTMFQLFRISGSAIAELKQPFVKPRGAGKRVTPEIRARLESFLQPGDVLVTRHDDAVSNLFLPGFWPHAAFYIGSNHQRARLGLEPHEGIGEDIRFLEAKKDGVRLRPPEDTLQVDAFTVLRPQLAAEAVALVIARGLTHAGKLYDFIFDFSSADRLACTELVYRSYHGVADVRFELQPHAGRVCLSAEDLINQAVGAGYFEPVLVYGLDGDSWVEGPDAQVQLRQSFASRF; encoded by the coding sequence ATGACCGAGCCTGCGGCACATGTGGTCGACCCCCTGTCGTACGTGCCGGTTGTGCTGGCTGCCGCCGAGTCGCTTCCGCGCGAGGCGGAAGTCCGCTCCTATATGGATGCGTTTGCCGCGGCGGAAACACGGGGCTACTTTCTCCCGGACGAGGATGAGCGCTTGCGTGAGATCTATGCCCGCTATCTGGCGGTTCGGACCAGCTTGCTGGAGTGCGTCCGGGCGATCAGTGCCGGTAAGTACCAAGCGGACGCCACGCCCAGTCTGGAGGCCTTTCTGGTTGCATTCAGTGCGGCGACGATTCTGGTCCGTTCGGCCAGTTATCTTGTCGCGTTGGCGGAAGCGCACCCGCTGGTCAAGGTGAAGCTGGATGAGGCGGAGCCTCGCTATGGGCTGGAGCGTAATAGTTTCACGCAGGTGTACAAGAGCCTGACATCGCCCCGTCGGTGGTGGGGCTTCGACGATGCGGTTCATTACTTCCGCCGGCACCGCGAAGGGATCGAGGCCTTGGAATCGCACGAAGATTTGAGACCGCTGGTCGGCTTGATCCGGGGCGAGGAGGCGTTTTTCAGTGCCCGGCGAGAGGACTTCCTGCAAAGCCGGTTACGCTACCGGATCCATTCCTATCTACGCCGTCGCCGTTCGGGCTACCAGAAGACGATGTTCCAGCTGTTCCGGATCAGTGGCAGTGCCATCGCTGAACTGAAACAGCCCTTTGTGAAACCGCGCGGCGCGGGCAAGCGGGTCACACCGGAAATACGCGCACGTTTGGAGTCGTTTTTGCAACCGGGCGATGTCTTGGTTACCCGGCACGACGATGCGGTGAGTAACCTCTTCCTGCCTGGCTTCTGGCCGCATGCCGCCTTTTATATTGGGAGTAATCATCAACGGGCCCGGCTCGGTCTGGAGCCCCATGAAGGGATCGGCGAAGACATCCGTTTTCTAGAAGCGAAAAAAGACGGTGTGCGCCTGCGCCCGCCGGAGGACACCCTCCAGGTCGATGCCTTTACCGTACTTCGTCCACAACTCGCAGCTGAAGCCGTGGCACTGGTGATCGCGCGTGGGCTCACGCATGCGGGCAAGCTCTATGACTTTATCTTCGATTTCAGCTCGGCCGACCGTCTCGCCTGCACGGAGTTGGTTTATCGCTCCTATCACGGCGTGGCGGATGTTCGTTTTGAGCTCCAGCCGCATGCCGGTCGGGTCTGCCTCTCCGCCGAGGACTTGATCAATCAGGCGGTGGGGGCCGGTTATTTTGAGCCGGTCCTCGTCTACGGGCTGGATGGAGACAGTTGGGTGGAGGGGCCGGATGCGCAGGTTCAATTACGGCAAAGCTTTGCCTCCCGTTTCTAG
- a CDS encoding cytochrome b/b6 domain-containing protein has protein sequence MRLYPIAFTLLSALFGSLLHASEPAPAFDNADCFLCHDDDTAKFENGPRTGQSIYVNPETYSTSVHAELTCIECHEKLDVDSHPDGTPLAPVSCAKCHEDQSASYGVSAHGANGTLKHGEDTIASPSCSGCHGTHNILSPSKLESPLNFLNLTETCGQCHTQVATDIRDSVHGSPEARGRRESPVCTDCHSEHAIAPLERAASIHQSGEVCAQCHASERLNSKYGIEPDRVGSYQASYHGLATRLGDTAVANCASCHGYHLILNSENPRSSINPANLRQTCGECHPGASERFVSGEIHHPSAEPGKSDLGARVNLFVRSFYKLLIVVVIGFMLFHNGLAWRRRVLKHLNNPRRTVVRMSPQLRIQHALLAGSFIYLALSGFALAYPDSILAWVLGGHEGFRRWSHRIVGVFMLLLGGYHVLFLLIAREGRQLLRDIWVRWQDFRDIKRNLAFYLNHKANKARFGRFGYPEKLEYWAVFWGTLIMGLSGFLIWLKIPVTQYLPRWIIEVATSVHFYEAVLAVLAIIVWHLYHVIFDPGAYPMNGAWLDGKVTPEWMEEEHPLAERDDAPQPGAKHDENPS, from the coding sequence ATGCGACTGTACCCCATCGCTTTTACACTGCTGAGCGCCCTGTTCGGCAGTCTACTTCACGCATCGGAGCCCGCCCCAGCCTTCGATAACGCCGACTGTTTCCTCTGCCACGACGATGACACGGCGAAGTTCGAGAACGGGCCGCGTACCGGCCAGTCGATCTATGTCAATCCGGAGACCTACTCGACATCCGTCCACGCCGAGCTGACCTGCATCGAGTGCCACGAAAAACTCGACGTGGACAGCCATCCGGATGGCACGCCCCTCGCTCCGGTTTCCTGTGCGAAGTGTCACGAAGACCAGTCCGCCAGCTACGGGGTGAGTGCCCACGGCGCCAACGGCACACTCAAGCACGGCGAAGACACCATCGCCTCCCCCAGCTGCAGCGGCTGTCACGGCACTCATAACATCCTCTCACCGTCCAAACTCGAGTCACCTCTCAATTTCCTCAACCTCACGGAAACCTGCGGCCAGTGCCACACGCAGGTCGCCACCGACATACGCGACAGCGTGCACGGCTCCCCCGAAGCCCGTGGCCGCCGCGAATCACCCGTCTGCACCGACTGCCACAGCGAACATGCCATCGCCCCCTTGGAGCGCGCGGCCAGCATCCATCAATCCGGCGAGGTCTGCGCCCAATGCCACGCCAGCGAGCGCCTCAACTCAAAATACGGGATCGAGCCCGACCGCGTCGGCAGCTACCAAGCCAGTTACCACGGGCTGGCCACGCGCCTCGGCGACACCGCCGTCGCCAACTGCGCCAGTTGCCACGGCTACCACCTGATTCTGAACTCGGAAAACCCGCGCTCCAGTATCAACCCTGCAAACCTGCGGCAGACCTGCGGCGAATGCCACCCCGGAGCCAGCGAGCGATTCGTCAGCGGCGAGATCCACCACCCCTCCGCCGAGCCCGGCAAGAGCGACCTCGGCGCACGCGTCAACCTGTTCGTCCGAAGCTTTTACAAACTACTGATCGTCGTCGTGATCGGCTTCATGCTTTTCCACAACGGACTGGCCTGGCGTCGCCGCGTGCTGAAGCATCTGAACAATCCACGCCGCACGGTCGTCCGGATGAGCCCGCAACTTCGCATCCAGCATGCCCTGCTCGCCGGTAGTTTCATCTACCTCGCTCTTTCGGGCTTCGCCCTCGCCTACCCCGACTCGATTCTGGCCTGGGTCCTCGGCGGACACGAAGGCTTCCGCCGCTGGAGCCACCGCATTGTCGGCGTGTTCATGCTCCTGCTCGGTGGCTACCATGTGCTCTTCCTCCTCATCGCACGAGAAGGCCGGCAGTTGCTCCGCGACATCTGGGTGCGTTGGCAGGACTTCCGCGACATCAAGCGCAACCTCGCTTTCTACCTCAACCACAAGGCAAACAAGGCGCGCTTCGGCCGCTTCGGATATCCGGAAAAGCTGGAATACTGGGCCGTTTTCTGGGGCACCCTCATCATGGGGCTCAGTGGCTTCCTCATCTGGCTGAAGATTCCCGTCACCCAATACCTGCCACGCTGGATCATCGAGGTAGCGACCTCCGTGCACTTCTACGAGGCCGTCCTCGCCGTGCTCGCCATCATCGTCTGGCACCTCTACCATGTCATCTTCGATCCGGGCGCTTATCCCATGAACGGCGCCTGGCTGGACGGCAAAGTCACCCCCGAGTGGATGGAAGAAGAGCATCCGCTGGCAGAGCGGGACGATGCGCCCCAGCCGGGCGCAAAACACGACGAAAATCCTTCTTGA
- the thrC gene encoding threonine synthase yields the protein MQYISTRGQVPPVSFSTAVEQGLAPDGGLYLPEALPDLTAYLPEWESLGYAELCEAFFAIFATDLDRSELSGIVQRSYTKFDDPEIAPIRKLDETHYVLELFHGPTLAFKDFALQLLGNLYEAQIARTGRPISVLGATSGDTGAAAIHGLLGKTGVTTFILYPDGRISPLQERQMTCTGADNVFPLAIQGSFDDAQTAMKTVFEDREFAAEVGLSAVNSINLARILAQCVYYLSAFFRLPAEIRESVIFVVPTGNFGNVLAGWLVQQMGVPIKGFRVATNQNDILHRLFATGTYELDAVAPSLAPSMDIQVASNFERFLYYAVGQDPAKVREIMKTFKETGKYVFEDFDDSSFSSSRTDDSEIPGIIGRIYDSFTYVIDPHTACGFAPVDENGPEIILSTAHPAKFPDTIVDAIGLESTHPSLEALKARQIVKHQVEPTPEAIKAFMRQHVNLPS from the coding sequence ATGCAATACATCAGCACGCGTGGACAGGTGCCGCCTGTCAGTTTTTCGACCGCAGTGGAGCAGGGCCTCGCACCGGACGGTGGCCTCTATTTGCCGGAAGCACTGCCGGACCTGACTGCGTACCTTCCGGAGTGGGAATCGCTGGGATACGCCGAACTCTGTGAGGCCTTCTTTGCCATCTTTGCGACCGATCTCGATCGTTCCGAGCTCAGTGGCATCGTGCAGCGTTCCTATACAAAGTTCGACGATCCTGAGATCGCTCCGATCCGCAAGTTGGACGAGACGCACTATGTTCTGGAGCTCTTTCACGGGCCGACGCTGGCATTCAAGGATTTCGCCCTGCAGTTGCTGGGCAATCTCTATGAGGCGCAGATTGCACGGACGGGACGTCCGATTTCAGTGCTGGGCGCGACTTCGGGGGACACCGGTGCGGCAGCCATCCACGGTTTGCTCGGCAAGACGGGTGTGACGACTTTCATCCTGTATCCGGATGGGCGGATTTCCCCGCTGCAGGAGCGTCAGATGACCTGTACGGGGGCGGATAATGTCTTTCCGCTGGCGATCCAGGGCAGTTTTGACGACGCCCAGACGGCGATGAAGACGGTGTTTGAGGATCGCGAGTTTGCCGCGGAAGTGGGCTTGTCTGCAGTCAATTCCATCAATTTAGCCCGTATTCTGGCGCAGTGCGTTTATTATCTCTCGGCCTTCTTCCGTCTTCCGGCTGAGATCCGTGAGTCTGTCATCTTTGTGGTTCCGACGGGAAATTTTGGCAATGTGCTAGCCGGTTGGCTGGTTCAACAAATGGGCGTGCCGATCAAGGGCTTCCGAGTGGCGACGAACCAGAATGATATCCTGCACCGGCTTTTTGCCACTGGGACCTACGAACTGGATGCGGTGGCTCCGAGCCTGGCGCCTTCGATGGACATCCAGGTGGCTTCGAATTTCGAGCGCTTCCTCTATTACGCAGTCGGGCAGGATCCGGCCAAGGTACGTGAAATCATGAAGACCTTCAAGGAGACCGGAAAGTACGTCTTTGAGGATTTTGATGACAGCAGCTTCAGCAGCTCACGTACGGATGACTCTGAGATCCCCGGCATTATCGGACGGATCTACGATTCCTTTACCTACGTCATCGATCCCCATACCGCCTGTGGATTTGCGCCTGTGGATGAGAACGGTCCCGAAATCATTCTTTCGACCGCGCATCCGGCGAAGTTCCCGGATACGATCGTCGATGCCATCGGGCTGGAGTCGACCCATCCTTCCTTGGAAGCGCTCAAGGCCCGTCAGATTGTGAAACACCAGGTCGAACCGACTCCGGAAGCGATCAAGGCCTTCATGCGGCAGCATGTGAACCTCCCGTCCTGA
- a CDS encoding glycosyltransferase family 4 protein, protein MKVIQILPELNAGGVERGSLEIGRALVARGHSSIVISNGGRLVEQLESEGSRHIQLPVHRKSLLSLKLVGVLRALFLKEQPDVIHLRSRVPAWLAWLAWRKMDPLTRPRLVSTVHGLYSVNFYSKIMTRGEKVICVSETVRDYVKKHYPDVSAGKLCVIHRGVDPSQYPYGYAPETEWLQQWERDYPDLSGKYVVTLPGRITRWKGQLDFIEVVARLKEGGIPVHGLIVGEPHPKKLEFFEEVKQTISEAGLKEHISLVGHRSDLREIMAVSDAVVSCSTDPEAFGRVSLEALSIGKPVVAYDHGGVHEQLDALLPEGKVPVGDITAMASRLNDWYQAPHHPEQDNPFTLENMQSQTLSVYEELLRA, encoded by the coding sequence GTGAAAGTCATCCAAATACTGCCCGAATTGAATGCCGGGGGTGTCGAACGCGGCTCCCTTGAGATCGGCCGCGCACTCGTCGCCCGCGGACATAGCTCTATCGTCATCTCGAATGGCGGCCGTTTGGTGGAGCAACTGGAATCGGAAGGGAGCCGCCACATACAACTCCCCGTCCATCGCAAAAGCCTGTTATCACTCAAACTGGTTGGCGTGCTACGTGCCTTATTCCTGAAAGAACAGCCGGATGTCATACACCTGCGTTCGCGCGTGCCGGCCTGGCTGGCCTGGCTGGCATGGCGCAAGATGGACCCACTGACCCGCCCCCGTCTGGTGAGCACCGTGCATGGCCTGTACTCGGTCAACTTCTACTCGAAAATCATGACGCGAGGGGAGAAAGTCATCTGTGTCTCAGAGACCGTCCGCGACTATGTCAAAAAGCACTACCCCGACGTCTCCGCAGGCAAGCTTTGCGTGATCCACCGCGGTGTCGATCCAAGCCAGTATCCCTATGGCTATGCCCCGGAGACCGAATGGCTCCAGCAATGGGAAAGGGATTATCCGGACTTGTCAGGCAAGTATGTCGTGACCTTACCGGGACGAATCACCCGCTGGAAAGGACAACTCGATTTCATTGAAGTCGTCGCACGCCTGAAGGAAGGTGGCATTCCGGTTCATGGACTCATCGTAGGGGAGCCTCATCCCAAGAAACTCGAATTCTTCGAAGAGGTGAAACAGACCATCTCCGAGGCCGGGTTGAAGGAGCATATCAGCCTGGTCGGCCATCGCAGCGACCTGCGAGAGATCATGGCAGTCTCCGATGCGGTGGTCTCCTGTTCGACCGACCCCGAAGCCTTCGGTCGGGTCAGTCTGGAAGCGCTTTCCATCGGTAAGCCGGTGGTCGCCTATGACCACGGGGGCGTGCACGAGCAACTCGATGCGCTTCTCCCGGAAGGAAAGGTTCCAGTCGGCGATATAACGGCCATGGCTTCGCGTCTCAACGACTGGTATCAAGCGCCGCACCATCCGGAACAGGACAATCCCTTTACGCTGGAGAACATGCAGTCCCAGACGCTCTCGGTGTACGAAGAGCTCCTCCGAGCCTGA
- the serS gene encoding serine--tRNA ligase — MIDIKLLREQPDVVRAAIANKKFDCDIDAVLELDVARRARITEAEQARAAQKAANQEMASLKKGSPEFIAKVQEMKAIAAQAKELESAAKDADQKFQDAFLAIPNLPDPSVPVGKTEDDNVVADTWGDADAAFPYAVPHFDIPWFEARIDFARGVKAAGAGFPFYVGEMSRLVRALVNFFLQEAQQNGYEEVMPPIVVNAASATATGQLPDKEGQMYVDENEGLYLIPTAEVPVTNFYRDEILDAEQLPICRCAYTPCFRREAGSWGAHVRGLNRLHQFDKVELVKWTSAESSMDELEKLRTDVEGLLQKLELPYRVLRMCTGDIGFPHAKQYDLEVFAAGQKRWLEVSSCSNFTDFQARRAGIRYRGPDGKPVTAHTLNGSGLAVPRVLAAILENNLQADGRVKVPECLQYWMQQEFIGEAK; from the coding sequence ATGATTGACATTAAGCTCCTTCGCGAGCAGCCGGACGTTGTTCGCGCTGCCATAGCCAACAAGAAATTCGACTGCGACATCGATGCGGTGCTCGAGCTCGATGTGGCCCGTCGTGCCCGGATCACAGAGGCCGAACAAGCCCGTGCCGCGCAAAAAGCTGCGAACCAGGAGATGGCCTCGCTGAAGAAGGGCTCTCCGGAATTCATCGCGAAGGTGCAGGAGATGAAGGCGATTGCCGCCCAGGCGAAAGAGCTGGAGTCGGCCGCAAAGGATGCGGACCAAAAATTCCAAGATGCTTTCCTCGCCATTCCGAACTTGCCCGATCCGAGCGTGCCGGTGGGGAAGACCGAGGACGATAATGTCGTCGCGGATACTTGGGGCGATGCCGATGCGGCATTCCCATATGCGGTGCCTCACTTCGATATCCCCTGGTTTGAAGCCCGGATCGACTTTGCGCGTGGGGTGAAGGCTGCAGGGGCCGGTTTTCCCTTCTATGTCGGCGAGATGTCGCGCTTGGTCCGTGCCCTGGTCAACTTCTTCCTTCAGGAGGCCCAGCAAAACGGCTATGAGGAGGTGATGCCTCCAATCGTGGTCAATGCTGCCAGTGCAACCGCGACCGGGCAATTGCCGGACAAGGAGGGGCAGATGTACGTCGACGAGAACGAAGGGCTGTACCTGATTCCGACTGCGGAAGTGCCGGTGACCAATTTCTACCGGGATGAGATCCTCGATGCGGAGCAGCTTCCGATATGCCGTTGTGCCTATACTCCCTGTTTCCGGCGTGAGGCTGGCAGCTGGGGCGCTCATGTCCGCGGCTTGAACCGCCTGCACCAGTTTGACAAGGTCGAACTGGTGAAGTGGACCTCGGCGGAAAGCAGTATGGATGAGCTGGAGAAACTACGCACGGATGTGGAAGGTCTCCTGCAAAAGCTTGAGTTGCCTTACCGGGTCTTGCGTATGTGCACCGGTGACATCGGCTTCCCGCACGCCAAGCAGTATGACCTCGAAGTGTTTGCGGCGGGACAGAAGCGTTGGCTGGAAGTGTCCAGTTGCAGTAACTTTACCGATTTCCAGGCCCGTCGGGCGGGGATCCGCTACCGCGGGCCGGACGGTAAGCCTGTTACGGCTCATACCTTGAATGGCTCGGGCTTGGCCGTGCCTCGTGTTTTGGCGGCGATTCTGGAGAACAACCTCCAGGCCGACGGACGCGTGAAAGTGCCGGAATGCCTCCAATACTGGATGCAGCAAGAGTTTATCGGGGAGGCTAAGTAG